Proteins from a single region of Leuconostoc gasicomitatum LMG 18811:
- a CDS encoding 5-formyltetrahydrofolate cyclo-ligase produces MLDKKIVRTLQKQRLANYVGFQRMQEETALRKLLFRSNQWQKAQIIAVFLSTATEINTQPIIARAWSESKRTVVPKIINKQMVFVEITSGSNFNLGQMNIKEPIDSTIFDITLIDLAIVPGLAFTVYGERLGYGAGYYDRFLSLFCGDTVSLALGVQLVTSLPLEGHDQKVSHILSQRK; encoded by the coding sequence ATGTTAGATAAAAAAATAGTGCGTACTCTGCAAAAACAGCGATTGGCTAATTACGTTGGATTTCAGCGCATGCAAGAGGAAACGGCATTACGAAAGTTACTATTTCGCAGCAATCAGTGGCAAAAAGCCCAAATAATTGCTGTTTTTTTGAGTACAGCCACAGAAATCAATACACAACCAATTATTGCTCGTGCGTGGTCAGAAAGTAAGCGAACAGTTGTACCTAAAATTATTAATAAGCAAATGGTATTTGTTGAAATAACGTCTGGTTCTAACTTTAATTTAGGTCAAATGAATATTAAAGAACCAATAGATAGCACTATTTTCGATATTACTTTGATTGATTTAGCAATTGTACCAGGTCTAGCGTTTACCGTATATGGGGAGCGACTAGGTTATGGCGCTGGCTACTATGATCGTTTTCTATCGCTATTTTGTGGTGATACTGTATCATTGGCTCTAGGCGTGCAACTTGTGACATCTTTACCATTAGAAGGACATGATCAAAAAGTGAGTCATATTTTGAGTCAAAGAAAATAA
- a CDS encoding DoxX family membrane protein, whose protein sequence is MMTWLRNSPVAMWILTILRVYLGYQWTLDGWEKITTSGGFDASGLIIGAIKNPVLTPDKTKAFPWYDWFLNVTTSHGKNTEIFSFLVSWGELLVGLGLIFGTLTLAAAFFGLVMNFSYLGAGVVSVNPTFIIIGALLLIGGYNSGKIGLDHWVTPYLRQKFPFLKNDIKV, encoded by the coding sequence ATGATGACATGGCTTCGTAACTCACCAGTCGCAATGTGGATTTTAACAATTTTACGCGTGTATTTGGGCTATCAGTGGACCTTGGATGGTTGGGAAAAAATAACAACTAGCGGTGGATTTGATGCTTCTGGACTAATTATAGGTGCGATCAAAAACCCTGTCTTAACACCAGATAAGACGAAGGCATTTCCATGGTATGATTGGTTTTTGAATGTCACAACAAGCCATGGCAAAAATACGGAAATTTTTTCATTTCTTGTCTCTTGGGGTGAACTATTAGTGGGCTTAGGTTTAATATTTGGCACACTAACACTGGCTGCAGCCTTTTTTGGACTAGTCATGAATTTTTCTTATCTCGGCGCTGGTGTTGTGTCCGTTAATCCGACATTTATAATTATTGGTGCGCTTTTGTTGATTGGCGGCTATAACTCTGGAAAAATTGGTTTAGATCATTGGGTTACACCTTATTTACGTCAAAAGTTTCCTTTTTTGAAAAATGATATTAAAGTATAA
- a CDS encoding N-acetylmuramoyl-L-alanine amidase, whose product MIKKWLLSNLIGIVITALVLITTFGLILSLVNKDKIATRPNNVQFRTGPGRTYKSTASLKSGTDLIILNKTRGWYKVRRTDNEKIGWVAGWVAESKTLRTATPISEATIVLDPGHGGNPDKKYDGLSGDNGSASVNGKFFEKTYTLRTARQMRSSLQKTGARVFMTRDKDVLVPLLHIPRLAEHYQADAQISIHFDHDGNEDSATTASGVSQFYYHQNSYALVTALKNALDGLPINNRGIDRTQYLVLDHVTRPAVLLELGYINNPENFKKIRTEKYQQQIATLVTHGLTTYFKQNTEIK is encoded by the coding sequence ATGATTAAAAAATGGCTCTTAAGTAATTTAATTGGCATTGTAATAACTGCCCTTGTATTAATAACAACATTTGGTTTGATTCTCTCTCTTGTTAATAAAGATAAAATAGCAACACGACCAAATAATGTACAATTTCGTACTGGACCTGGTCGAACATATAAATCTACGGCATCTCTGAAAAGTGGTACAGACCTCATCATTTTAAACAAGACACGTGGTTGGTACAAAGTTCGACGTACCGATAATGAGAAAATCGGCTGGGTCGCTGGCTGGGTTGCTGAATCAAAAACATTGCGTACAGCCACACCAATTAGTGAAGCTACAATTGTTTTAGACCCAGGTCATGGTGGTAATCCAGACAAAAAATACGACGGTTTATCTGGCGATAATGGCTCAGCATCCGTTAACGGTAAATTTTTTGAAAAAACATATACATTACGTACAGCGCGACAAATGCGCTCATCATTACAAAAAACTGGTGCACGTGTATTTATGACACGTGATAAAGACGTTCTTGTCCCGTTACTCCATATTCCACGTCTAGCCGAACATTATCAAGCAGATGCACAAATTTCAATTCACTTTGATCACGATGGCAATGAGGATAGCGCAACAACAGCAAGTGGCGTTTCTCAATTCTATTATCATCAAAATAGTTACGCATTGGTTACTGCGCTTAAAAATGCGCTCGATGGCCTACCCATTAACAATCGTGGTATTGATAGAACGCAGTATCTTGTATTAGACCATGTTACTCGGCCCGCCGTACTACTCGAACTAGGCTACATCAATAACCCAGAAAATTTTAAAAAAATTCGTACAGAAAAATATCAACAACAAATTGCAACTTTGGTCACCCACGGATTAACTACTTACTTTAAACAAAATACGGAGATAAAATAA
- the thrC gene encoding threonine synthase, with translation MKYVSTRGQAPAVTASQAILNGISPDGGLYVPEKWPEISLDWSVLKTQTYSDLATLIFDAFFDDFSVSEIDYIIKKAYGKQWETDNVVSFHEENDLTYIELFHGPTLAFKDVALQALPHLMTTAAKKQAMSDKIVILTATSGDTGTAAMSGFGDVSQTEIIVFYPEEGVSEIQRQQMQTETADNAHVIAITGNFDDAQKAVKTLLADESLAKDLKAEGLRFSSANSINIGRLVPQIVYYIYAYAQLIKDEKIKAGDEINIVVPTGNFGNVLAAYYASQIGLPVKQFIVASNENNVLTDFFTTGKYDSNRHFKVTNAPAMDILVSSNLERLLYFASGQNSDEIQAYMTALQEDGAYVIKPDTRANLNKFVAAFATQDQVSETIKKIANATNYTIDPHTAVGRYAYEQTAVTGPTLIAATASPYKFSETVLQALNMAPVSGQAALAQLSKMTGTEIPIQIATLFNKPIRHKQVIDSKQILATLKHEIF, from the coding sequence ATGAAATACGTTTCCACACGTGGTCAAGCACCGGCAGTAACAGCAAGTCAAGCTATTTTGAATGGTATTTCACCAGATGGCGGGTTATATGTACCAGAAAAGTGGCCTGAAATATCACTTGACTGGTCGGTCTTAAAAACGCAAACTTATTCCGATTTGGCAACATTAATATTTGATGCCTTTTTTGATGATTTTAGTGTCTCTGAAATCGATTACATTATTAAGAAAGCTTATGGTAAGCAATGGGAAACTGACAATGTGGTATCATTCCACGAAGAAAACGATTTAACATACATTGAGTTATTTCATGGTCCAACCCTTGCCTTTAAAGACGTTGCTCTACAGGCACTACCACATTTAATGACTACTGCTGCAAAAAAGCAGGCTATGAGTGATAAGATTGTTATTCTCACGGCCACATCAGGAGACACAGGCACAGCTGCTATGAGTGGCTTTGGGGATGTTTCTCAGACAGAAATAATTGTTTTTTATCCAGAAGAAGGTGTCAGTGAGATTCAAAGGCAACAAATGCAAACAGAAACGGCTGATAATGCGCATGTCATTGCAATTACTGGTAATTTTGATGACGCTCAAAAGGCAGTTAAGACCTTACTTGCTGATGAATCATTAGCAAAAGATTTAAAGGCAGAAGGTCTGCGATTTTCATCTGCAAATTCGATAAATATTGGACGCCTTGTCCCACAAATTGTTTATTATATATATGCTTATGCTCAACTGATTAAAGACGAAAAAATTAAAGCTGGAGATGAAATTAACATTGTGGTGCCAACAGGTAACTTTGGCAATGTTTTGGCAGCTTACTATGCGAGTCAAATTGGATTACCCGTGAAACAGTTCATTGTCGCTTCAAACGAAAACAATGTGTTAACGGATTTCTTTACAACAGGTAAATACGATAGTAACCGTCATTTCAAAGTGACAAACGCACCGGCCATGGATATCTTGGTATCTAGTAATTTAGAACGTTTATTATATTTTGCTAGTGGTCAAAATAGTGATGAAATTCAGGCATATATGACAGCATTACAGGAAGATGGGGCCTATGTTATCAAACCTGATACACGTGCCAACTTAAACAAATTTGTTGCTGCGTTTGCAACACAAGATCAAGTATCTGAAACAATTAAAAAGATTGCCAACGCGACAAACTATACAATTGATCCTCATACAGCCGTTGGTCGTTATGCTTATGAACAAACGGCTGTGACAGGACCAACGTTGATTGCCGCAACAGCAAGTCCTTACAAGTTTTCAGAAACTGTATTACAGGCACTTAATATGGCGCCGGTGTCCGGACAAGCCGCACTTGCTCAATTATCAAAAATGACAGGAACTGAAATTCCTATTCAAATTGCAACATTATTTAATAAACCAATACGACATAAACAGGTGATAGATTCAAAACAAATTTTAGCTACCCTCAAGCATGAAATTTTTTAA
- the thrB gene encoding homoserine kinase — MITIKVPATSANVGPGFDSLGVALQLYLTLEIHEETATWIVDHDFSDTMPHDEKHFIVQTALSLSANIKPHHIIVTSDIPLARGLGSSSSALIAGLAMANILSDLNLSNDTLLLNATVLEGHPDNVAPALLGGGVAAYYDGSHVFHAPLKMPKNIDFVTFIPNYKLLTSAARSALPDSLSFHESVAASAISNTLVAALNANDFATVGKLIEQDHFHENARASLVPHLAIIRQIAHKLNIVGTYLSGAGPTVMTIVAKEQTDNLLSALLGAHLLGQVKILKQDLMGLTIMKEEN; from the coding sequence ATGATAACAATCAAAGTACCCGCAACAAGTGCAAATGTCGGCCCCGGATTTGATTCACTAGGTGTCGCCTTACAACTTTACTTAACATTAGAAATTCACGAAGAAACGGCCACTTGGATTGTTGATCATGATTTTTCAGATACGATGCCACATGATGAGAAACACTTTATCGTGCAAACAGCACTTTCCTTATCTGCTAATATAAAACCTCACCACATCATTGTTACATCTGATATTCCTCTAGCGCGAGGTTTAGGATCATCGTCATCTGCACTAATTGCTGGATTAGCAATGGCCAACATTTTGTCTGACTTGAATTTATCCAATGATACACTATTACTCAATGCTACAGTGTTAGAAGGCCATCCTGATAATGTTGCACCTGCACTATTAGGTGGTGGTGTCGCCGCGTATTATGATGGTTCACATGTTTTCCATGCACCATTAAAAATGCCAAAAAATATTGACTTTGTGACATTTATTCCGAATTATAAATTACTAACATCTGCAGCACGATCAGCGTTACCTGACAGTTTATCATTTCATGAGAGTGTGGCAGCAAGTGCTATTAGTAATACACTAGTCGCTGCTTTAAATGCCAATGATTTTGCAACCGTCGGCAAATTGATTGAGCAAGATCATTTTCACGAAAATGCCCGTGCTTCGCTAGTTCCTCATTTGGCAATCATTCGTCAGATTGCCCACAAATTAAACATTGTGGGGACTTATTTATCTGGCGCTGGACCAACAGTCATGACAATTGTCGCTAAAGAACAAACCGATAATTTACTATCGGCATTGCTGGGGGCACACCTACTCGGTCAAGTCAAAATTCTCAAACAAGATCTTATGGGTCTAACAATCATGAAAGAAGAAAACTAG
- the recO gene encoding DNA repair protein RecO — MSIIKGIVLYTRQYKDNDLLVRMLTETRGLRTFLARGAKKQKSHLSAAMQPYTVVTFEGAFAKRTVGLGYINDIQQATYHRRLVDDIEANAYAALIASLIDETFEEGEVITRWYNQLLLALLKLDEGLDPQIIANIFEIQLLVPLGVAPNWRADPISGQTTGRFDYSEKYNGIIAENHYELDEHRLMIDQKTMFYLRQFSVIDLRQIHQIKISTTTKRGLQRVIDYIYDNQLGLKPRAKKFIEQMHAWQSTLKNFRQKKEGTS; from the coding sequence ATGTCAATAATCAAAGGTATTGTGTTGTACACAAGACAATATAAAGATAATGATTTATTAGTTCGTATGCTCACAGAAACACGTGGGTTACGAACTTTTTTGGCGCGTGGTGCAAAAAAGCAAAAATCTCATTTAAGTGCAGCTATGCAGCCGTATACGGTAGTTACATTTGAAGGTGCTTTTGCAAAAAGAACTGTCGGTCTAGGTTATATTAATGATATCCAGCAGGCTACATATCATAGGCGACTTGTTGATGATATTGAGGCAAATGCCTATGCTGCTTTGATTGCTAGTCTTATTGATGAAACATTTGAAGAAGGTGAGGTCATTACCCGATGGTATAATCAATTATTATTGGCACTTTTAAAACTTGATGAAGGATTGGATCCCCAAATTATTGCTAATATTTTTGAAATTCAATTATTAGTACCTTTAGGGGTGGCACCAAATTGGCGAGCTGATCCAATTAGTGGGCAAACGACAGGCCGTTTTGATTATTCTGAAAAATACAATGGTATTATTGCAGAAAATCATTATGAACTAGATGAGCATCGGTTAATGATAGATCAAAAAACAATGTTTTATTTGAGACAATTTAGTGTGATAGATTTGAGGCAAATTCATCAAATTAAAATTTCAACGACTACAAAACGAGGGTTACAACGGGTCATTGACTATATTTATGATAATCAATTGGGCTTAAAACCTCGTGCTAAAAAATTTATTGAACAAATGCATGCGTGGCAAAGCACATTGAAAAATTTTAGACAAAAAAAAGAAGGTACATCATGA
- a CDS encoding aspartate kinase codes for MKVSKFGGSSLADGRQLQRVFDIIQSDKNRKVIVVSAPGKRFKDDTKVTDLLLSYAKATVEDTDATEIIETIKNRYHAIGDYFKLPAYELADIDEQIDHLSTKHYRSFDYLYAAFAAHGEYLNAQLVAKVFSHLGIPARFIDPQEIGLQVDDNARSATFDVKSYTSIAKLDLNTSERLIIPGFFGYTKNGDMATFSRGGSDITGAIMARGLSADLYENFTDVSAIYAVNPTIIDQPAAIEQMTYDEMRELSYAGFAVFHDEAIIPAIQGGIRINIKNTNEPDAPGTFIVPPTEVQQTRPVTGIANSNRFAALYLHRYLLNKEVGFTLRILEILKRHNISYEHMPSGIDDLTIIFDKTSLSQEQVDNMLADIASDIKPDTLKWLPSYGIIMIVGEGMRNRIGALTEIVTPLKEHGISLQMVNQGASEISIMLGIQPDLADRAVKAIYDNIFKA; via the coding sequence ATGAAAGTCTCAAAATTTGGCGGTTCTTCCTTAGCCGACGGGCGTCAATTGCAACGTGTTTTTGATATCATTCAATCAGATAAGAATCGCAAAGTTATTGTTGTATCTGCGCCAGGAAAACGTTTTAAAGATGATACAAAAGTAACTGACTTGTTACTTTCGTATGCAAAAGCAACCGTCGAAGATACAGATGCAACAGAAATTATAGAAACAATTAAAAATCGTTATCATGCTATTGGTGATTATTTCAAACTGCCAGCCTATGAACTAGCAGATATCGATGAACAGATTGATCATCTTTCAACAAAACATTACCGTTCGTTTGACTATCTTTATGCTGCTTTCGCGGCACATGGTGAGTATTTAAATGCACAACTCGTCGCTAAAGTCTTTAGTCATCTCGGCATTCCTGCCCGTTTTATTGACCCACAAGAAATTGGGTTACAAGTAGATGATAATGCGCGTTCTGCAACATTCGATGTTAAATCTTATACATCAATTGCTAAACTCGACTTAAATACAAGTGAGCGTCTCATTATACCTGGCTTTTTTGGTTATACAAAAAATGGTGATATGGCTACTTTTTCACGAGGCGGTTCCGACATCACCGGTGCCATTATGGCTCGCGGATTAAGTGCCGATTTGTATGAAAACTTTACAGATGTGAGCGCCATCTATGCTGTTAACCCAACAATTATCGATCAACCAGCTGCCATCGAGCAAATGACTTATGATGAAATGCGTGAACTATCTTATGCTGGTTTTGCTGTTTTCCATGACGAAGCTATTATTCCAGCCATTCAAGGTGGCATTCGAATCAATATCAAAAATACTAATGAACCAGATGCTCCCGGCACTTTTATTGTACCACCCACTGAAGTACAGCAAACACGGCCTGTAACAGGTATTGCAAATTCAAATCGTTTTGCGGCCTTATACTTACACCGCTACCTTCTAAACAAAGAAGTAGGTTTTACTTTACGCATTTTAGAGATATTAAAGCGGCATAATATTTCCTATGAACATATGCCTTCAGGAATTGATGATTTAACAATTATTTTTGATAAAACAAGTCTATCACAAGAGCAAGTTGACAACATGTTAGCAGACATAGCCTCTGATATTAAACCAGATACACTAAAATGGCTCCCTAGCTATGGCATTATCATGATTGTTGGCGAAGGCATGCGCAATCGTATTGGTGCGTTAACAGAAATTGTCACCCCTTTGAAAGAACACGGTATCAGTTTACAGATGGTCAATCAAGGTGCTAGTGAGATTTCAATTATGCTTGGCATTCAACCTGATTTAGCTGATCGTGCTGTAAAAGCCATTTATGACAACATCTTCAAAGCTTAA
- a CDS encoding asparaginase encodes MTIKKILVLHTGGTISMHEDQDGDVETGLDNPLIDVKMALPNVDLTVESIFNLPSEHIGPEHMLQLQRRILTAGNAFDGVVITHGTDTLEETSFFLDSTLSVDFPIVMTGAMRSSNELGSDGLYNYHSALRVASNENSRNRGVLVVMNDEIHAARFVTKTHTTNVATFGSPISGTMGLLTKRQIIFFYDLPKRRVLSVAHVQKSIPVLKAYAGMDGQLLELLAAANIDGIVIEALGAGNLSKEAAIGVRYLLSRNIPVVIVSRSFNGVAEPVYDYLGGGVQLERDGVIFATSINGQKARLKLLIGLDNQLNNHDLHDYLHQF; translated from the coding sequence ATGACCATAAAAAAAATTTTGGTGCTCCATACGGGCGGCACAATTTCAATGCATGAAGATCAAGACGGTGATGTTGAAACTGGATTAGACAATCCCTTGATTGATGTCAAAATGGCACTGCCCAATGTTGATTTAACAGTTGAAAGTATTTTTAATTTACCAAGTGAACACATTGGACCAGAGCATATGTTGCAGCTGCAACGTCGTATTTTGACAGCAGGTAATGCGTTCGATGGAGTCGTTATTACGCATGGAACTGATACACTAGAAGAAACGTCCTTTTTTTTGGATAGTACGTTATCCGTAGATTTTCCAATTGTTATGACAGGGGCAATGCGCTCTTCAAATGAATTAGGATCTGATGGTTTGTATAATTACCATTCTGCTTTACGTGTTGCATCTAATGAAAATTCGCGTAATCGTGGTGTTTTAGTGGTTATGAATGATGAAATACATGCGGCACGTTTTGTAACAAAAACGCATACAACCAATGTTGCAACGTTTGGTTCACCAATCAGTGGCACAATGGGGCTCTTAACAAAACGTCAAATTATCTTTTTCTATGATTTGCCAAAACGTCGGGTATTATCAGTGGCTCATGTACAGAAGAGCATTCCAGTTTTGAAGGCTTACGCGGGCATGGATGGGCAATTATTAGAATTATTGGCAGCGGCAAATATTGATGGTATTGTTATTGAGGCACTAGGTGCTGGCAATTTATCTAAAGAAGCAGCAATTGGTGTGCGCTACCTTTTATCACGAAATATTCCTGTTGTTATTGTATCAAGAAGTTTTAATGGCGTTGCTGAGCCAGTATATGATTATTTAGGTGGCGGTGTACAATTAGAAAGAGATGGTGTTATCTTTGCCACTAGTATTAATGGTCAAAAAGCGCGTTTAAAATTATTAATTGGTCTAGATAATCAACTTAATAATCATGATTTGCATGACTATTTGCATCAATTTTGA
- a CDS encoding homoserine dehydrogenase: MDIGIGLFGLGTVGRGVVKILQENAEQITKRTGSRLIVKHAVIHNLTKERTGFVKNFPITNQATDILDNPDIQIVVEVMGTLDEAYDLIKRSLNAKKHVVTANKDLIASRGQELVAIAEINGVDLFFEAAVAGGVPILRTLSTSFTADEISRVAGIINGTSNFILTQMATNNLSYADALKLAQNKGFAESDPTNDVEGFDAAYKLIILSNFAFGVQPVLGDLSITGIANVTDADIADAYAFGYVIKLLGVAQVVGNTKEAISIEVSPQLVPFTHPLATVHNENNAVLVNGESVGEVMLYGPGAGEMPTANSVLSDLTNVATDLALNTPGHPFNSFNQDLDLAKPSQRIARRFIVVEVDDTPGAMYSVTGMFAAAKMSFTDLKQTPAANGTARLVALTHPASDAQLNVIRTTLRNADGINLAAEYKIFS, from the coding sequence ATGGATATTGGAATTGGCCTTTTTGGCTTAGGAACAGTTGGCCGTGGCGTCGTTAAAATTTTACAAGAAAATGCAGAACAGATTACGAAACGCACGGGTTCTCGATTAATTGTCAAACATGCAGTCATTCATAATTTGACAAAAGAACGTACCGGTTTTGTTAAAAATTTCCCTATTACAAATCAAGCAACAGATATTTTAGACAACCCAGATATCCAAATTGTTGTTGAAGTCATGGGAACATTAGATGAAGCCTATGACCTGATCAAGCGCTCATTAAATGCCAAAAAACATGTTGTGACAGCAAACAAAGATTTAATTGCAAGTCGTGGACAAGAACTAGTAGCTATTGCTGAAATAAACGGTGTTGATTTATTTTTTGAGGCTGCAGTTGCAGGTGGTGTCCCAATTCTCCGTACACTATCAACTAGTTTCACTGCCGATGAAATTTCGCGTGTAGCAGGTATCATTAACGGTACAAGTAATTTTATTTTAACTCAGATGGCAACTAATAACCTATCCTATGCTGATGCACTGAAATTAGCTCAAAATAAAGGTTTTGCAGAATCAGATCCGACAAATGATGTTGAAGGATTTGATGCCGCATACAAGTTAATTATTTTGTCAAACTTTGCTTTTGGCGTACAACCTGTTTTAGGTGATTTGTCAATCACTGGCATTGCTAATGTCACCGATGCTGACATAGCTGATGCGTATGCATTCGGTTATGTTATTAAATTACTCGGTGTGGCGCAAGTGGTTGGTAATACAAAAGAAGCCATTAGCATTGAAGTTTCTCCACAGCTCGTGCCTTTCACGCATCCACTCGCTACCGTTCATAACGAAAATAACGCGGTACTTGTCAATGGTGAATCTGTTGGTGAAGTTATGTTATATGGTCCTGGCGCTGGCGAAATGCCTACAGCTAACTCTGTTTTAAGTGACTTGACAAATGTTGCGACAGATTTAGCTTTAAACACACCGGGACATCCTTTTAATTCATTCAACCAAGATCTTGATTTAGCTAAACCTTCACAACGTATTGCACGTCGGTTTATCGTTGTTGAAGTCGATGATACCCCTGGTGCTATGTACTCTGTTACGGGCATGTTTGCTGCAGCAAAGATGAGTTTCACTGATTTGAAACAAACACCTGCAGCTAATGGTACTGCACGTTTAGTTGCCTTAACACATCCGGCAAGCGATGCGCAACTAAATGTCATTCGCACCACACTGCGTAATGCAGATGGTATTAACTTAGCCGCGGAGTATAAAATATTCTCATGA
- the glyA gene encoding serine hydroxymethyltransferase — MSFKERDPEVWSAIQQEGARQNRTIELIASENFASKGVRAAQGSVLTNKYAEGYPYKRYYGGTEYVDVVEQLAIDRLKELFGAEYANVQPHSGSQANAAAYMAFLKPGDKILGMNLDAGGHLTHGAKVSFSGKMYDSYTYGLNSETERLDYEAIAKQAREVKPQLIVAGASAYSRIIDFTKFREIADEVGAYLMVDMAHIAGLVAAGLHPNPVGIADVVTSTTHKTLRGPRGGVILSQEQYAKKLNSAIFPGSQGGPLEHVIAGKAIAFGEALQPEFKVYAAQVIKNAQAMADVFNHTEDIRVVAGGTDNHLFNLDLTKTGLNGKQTQELLDTVSITTNKEALPNETLSPFVTSGIRIGTPAMTTRGFNEADARQVAELIVTAIHNYDDLKVLKEVKKDTEILAMTHLFE; from the coding sequence ATGTCATTTAAAGAACGAGATCCCGAGGTTTGGAGTGCAATTCAGCAAGAAGGTGCGCGTCAAAATCGTACGATTGAATTAATTGCTTCAGAAAACTTTGCCTCAAAAGGTGTTCGTGCGGCGCAAGGTTCTGTGTTAACTAATAAGTACGCTGAAGGATACCCGTATAAGCGATACTACGGTGGAACAGAGTATGTCGATGTTGTTGAACAACTGGCTATTGATCGATTAAAAGAACTCTTTGGTGCAGAATATGCCAACGTGCAACCACATTCAGGATCGCAGGCGAATGCTGCAGCTTATATGGCATTTTTGAAACCCGGCGACAAGATTTTAGGAATGAATTTAGATGCAGGTGGACACCTGACACATGGTGCTAAGGTGTCATTTTCAGGGAAGATGTATGATTCTTATACCTATGGATTGAATTCTGAGACAGAACGACTAGACTATGAGGCTATTGCAAAACAGGCACGAGAAGTCAAGCCACAATTAATAGTCGCTGGTGCATCTGCCTATTCACGTATCATTGATTTTACAAAGTTCCGTGAAATTGCTGATGAAGTTGGTGCTTATTTGATGGTTGATATGGCACATATTGCGGGCCTTGTTGCTGCGGGATTGCATCCAAATCCAGTCGGTATTGCTGATGTGGTAACTTCAACGACACACAAAACTTTACGTGGACCTCGTGGCGGTGTTATCTTATCACAAGAACAATATGCTAAAAAACTTAATTCCGCAATTTTCCCAGGTTCACAAGGTGGCCCTTTGGAGCACGTGATAGCCGGTAAAGCAATTGCATTTGGTGAAGCCTTACAACCTGAATTTAAAGTATATGCTGCACAAGTCATTAAAAATGCACAAGCAATGGCTGATGTTTTTAATCATACTGAAGACATTCGTGTTGTGGCTGGCGGGACAGATAATCATTTGTTTAACTTGGATTTGACAAAAACCGGTTTAAACGGTAAGCAAACACAAGAATTGTTAGATACGGTTTCGATTACCACAAACAAAGAAGCGTTACCAAATGAAACTTTGAGTCCATTTGTAACCTCTGGTATTCGAATTGGCACACCTGCGATGACAACACGGGGCTTTAACGAGGCTGATGCGCGACAAGTTGCCGAGTTAATTGTCACAGCTATTCATAACTATGATGATCTAAAAGTACTAAAAGAAGTTAAAAAGGATACTGAAATTTTAGCTATGACACATTTGTTTGAATAA